The window CGATCAGGACATGCGACGGCGCCAGAAAGTTGCGCGGCATCTGCACTGCAAGCATGCCGCCGGGCGCGACCCTCTCCATCACCGACGGGAAGAGTGCCGCATGATTGGGCAGCCAGTGCAGTGCGGCATTGGAATAGACCACGTCATATTGCTTCGCGGGATGCCAATGGCCGAGGTCTTCATGTGACCATTCCACGTCCGGCGCGGCTTTGCGACCGGCGGCAACCATCTCGGCCGAGCCCTCGACGCCGGTCACCGTCGCGGACGGCCAGCGCTCCTTGATGAGTTTTGTCACGTTGCCGGCGCCCGCGCCAAGGTCAGCGACCGTGCGCGGGCCAACATCGGGAATCCGCATCAACAGGTCGACCGCGGGCCGGAGCCGGTGACCGGAGAATTTCAGATATTGCTGCGGATCCCATACCATCGTTCAAGCCTTTTCTTTATTTCCTTCGCGGTCGCTCTTGGTTACCACTGCTCGTCCCGGTCGGGCAAATCGCCGCACCCGGACAGGGCAGGAAAACGAACGTCAAACGAACACCAAACCAACGGCAACAACCAAAAAGCCAACAAGAGAGCGTGTGACCATGGACCTCGGGCTCAAATCGAAAACCGCTGTTGTCACCGGAGCAAGCATCGGCATCGGCCGCGCCATTGCCAAGGGCCTGGCTGCCGAAGGCGTCCGCGTGGTGGGCGTGGCGCGGCGCACCGACCTGCTCGCGCAGCTTGTGCAAGAGGTTGGCGGCGGACTGATCACGCCGCTCGAGCAGGACGTGATGGCCAAGGACGCGGCGGAGAGGATCGCAGCCTTCGCACTCAAGGAGCTCGGCCATGTCGACATCCTCATCAACAATGCCGGCGGCAGCCGCCCGCTGCCGGTCGATGCGCCCGACAGCACATGGGACGAGGCGATCGCGCTGAACTTCACCAGCTACCGCCGCATTGCGCACGCGCTGCTGCCGCAGATGATCGAACGCAAATGGGGCCGCATCGTCAACATCACCGGCAAGTCCGAGCCGGAAGGGCTCAACGCCGCGTTCGCGGCGAAGGCCGCCGTTCACGCCTGGGCCAAGGGCCTGTCGCGCGAGATCGGCGAGCACGGCATCACCATCAACTGCATCCCGCCCGGCCGCATCATGAGCGAGCAGATCCGCCGCAACTATGCACCAGATTATCGCGAGCGTTTTGCCGAGGAAGAAATTCCGGTCGGCTATTGGGGCGAGCCGGAGGATCTGGCGGCGCTGGCGGTGTTTCTCGCCTCGCCGGTGGCGCGGTACATCACGGGGACGGTGATCCCGGTGGATGGGGCTTGCGACGGTATCAGTTCTGAGAGCCTAGGCCGGTTCCAGGATCGTCTGATGTCATCTGCTGCAACCGTATTCGCGCAATCATTCTTCCACGGCACGCGCGCCGATTTGAAACCCGGTGACCTCATCGTCGTCGGCTATCAATCCAATTTCACCGACGTGAAGCCGCTGTCCTGGGTTTATTTCGCGGCCACGCTGGACGCGGCGATCTGGGGCGCCGAGCTGGCCGGAGGCACCGCACCTGGACGCGTTTACGTCGTGGAGCCGACCGGGCCGATCGAGGACGATCCGAACGTGACGGACAAGAAGTTTCCCGGCAATCCGACGCTGTCATATCGCACCCGCGAGCCGTTGCGGGTGATCGCCGAAGTGACGCAGTGGCAAGGCCACGCGCCCGAACGGCTGCAACAGATGAAGGACAATCTCGCCCGCCTGAAGGCGGAGGGCAACGACATCATCATCGACTGAAGCCATTTCGAGCGAAGTGGATACCGGTTCGCGTCAAGAAAGCAATGCAGATCACCCTTCGCGGCTTGCTGCTCCCAGCGCATCACGACGCCATGCACCCGGGCTGACGCCGGCTATGGCGGAGAAGACTCGCGTGAAGTGGCTCTGGTTGGCAAAGCCGGCCGAAATCGCAACCTCCGACAGTGACACACCGCGCACGCTCATCAAACGCTTGGCGGTTCTCACGCGATGATGCTGAAGCCAGCGATACGGCGGCAGGCCGGTCGAGGCCCGAAACGCGCGCGAGAAATAGCCGACGGAGAGGCCGAGTTCGGCCGCGATCGCCTGCAATGGCAGTTTGCCGCCAAGATCCGATTCGAGTTTTTCGCAAGCGCGCGCCACCTGCCATGGCGCAAGCGTGCTCCGGCTGGTTTCGGCCTTGTGCCGAAAGCCGCCATAAGCCTGAGCGACGTGCGCGGTCAGCGCCAGCATCATGTGATCGATGAAGAGCTGGTTGGCCTCGGCCGGCCGGCGCAGACCCTCGCGCAAGGAAGCGCCGATATGGCGGACGATGGCGTCATCGTGCCCGACGGGCCTGCAATCGAGCGCATCGATGCGCGGCGTCCCCGATTGATCGGTGAGACCATCGAGAGCCGAACACGGCACGTAGAAATGGAGAGAGTGAAACGGCTTGTCGATCACGTATCGCGGATCGGCCTTGAGATCGTACAGATAGGTCGTGCCGGCGTGGACATCCGTCTTCTTGATGTGACGGCCCTGCCCCCAGATCTCGCACTCCGGATAGTCGCGCAGCTTCAGGCTGACGAGATAGGCATCTTCCGCTGCAAACGAGCCGGAAAGACCGGGCACAGGATTGTCGTTGCGTGTTTCCGTGACCGCAAGCTCGCTGCTGCGCAGCGAACGGGTCAGCAGCGTGGGCGGCGCTTGCTCAAGGCGGAGAAAATCTCCGAGCCGTTCACCGTAAGCACCTGTGCTGGTCTTCATTTTTCTCTTCTGTGAGGGTTCGAGAGCAGGCCACAGCAACCTGCCATTTCGAACAGGGTATATCGGCTATTCGCCCATTGCTGTCCACGACCGACGACGTCGCACCCGAGCGGGCCTGCTCCTCGCCGCGGACCACTCCGCATCAAATTCAGCAATCATTTCAAAATGATGCAGTTTCATGCCCAGACGACCGGAGGGTGTCATCCGAAACGTGGAGATCACGACTTTTCACAAATGCACGCAAGCTACACGCGCGAGGGGTCCGCAGAGCAGGATCAGGCAACCGAGGGCAGCATCGGGAAAGACGCGGATTTTCGCGCGGCCTAAAACCCGCAACTCAACGTGCCGGAGCTGCAACGGATCGCCTTCGTCCCCGGTCGATCCGTTGAGCAAGCGATCACCAGACCAGCCGTCCAGCCCCCGTCATGCGGCGGCTGACGCCATGATCATGACGTCGCGGGACCAGCGACGCTGCCCCCATATGAGCGAAAGTCCATGAGCAAGGTCATCTTGCGCGAGTCTCCGAATGAAATGCCTGCCGCATCTCAACCCCGGCGCGACGCCGCGCCGGCTGGCGACCGCCCCCCTGCCGACGTGGAGATGGCCCGCGTGCTCGGGACGGCTCCTTTTCGCATGGCATTGGACTCGTCCGGCGCCGGAATTGCCCATTGGAAGCACGAGCCGTTGCACGACATCGTCGAGCCCATGAGCCACCACGTCATCATGGCTTACAACGGCTCGGTCCAGCGGATGGAGCGGCGGTCCGGACGATCTGTCGCGATTGGAACGTTTCGTCCAGGCGTCGTGATCGTTATTCCGGAAGGATCGAGCTCCCGCTGGGACATTCCGAAACCTGTCGACGTCGTTCAGCTCTATCTTCCACACATGACGCTGAAGCGTGTTGCGGACGAGGCCGAAGCCGGCTCACCGGCCGATCTCCTGGAGCGAACCGCGCATCCCGATCCCGTGACGTCCCGATTGCTCTTGAGTGCAGCGGATGTACTGGAGGGCAACCAGGCGCTGGACACCCTGTTCAGGCAGCAACTCATGGATCTGTTGGCGACGCGTCTCCTTGTTGCGCACACCGGCTCGCCGAACATGATCGCGCCAACCAGGGGTGGCCTTGCGCCGAAGACGCTGCTCCGCGCGATCGAGCGGCTGCGCTCAGACAGCGATGCCGACGTCTCGCTCGCAGCTCTCGCTGCAGAGGCCAGCCTGTCGCGCTTTCACTTCTGCCGCGCATTCAAGGACAGTACCGGGCTTTCTCCTCATGCCTGGCTGCGCCAGCACCGACTCGAGCAGGGCATGAACATGCTGCGCGATAGTGATGTATCCGTCGTCTCGATCGCGGCCACGCTCGGCTACTCCTCGCAGACCGCCTTTGCCGCCGCATTTCGAAAGTTGACCGGGGAATCGCCGCGCGATTGGCGGCGGCGCACGCGTTAGCAGCAATCGCGCTGCAATCGCGTCAATCGCGCTGGGGCATCAGCACATGCGGTTCGCTAGGAATCGTGGCGCCACACCACTGAAACGGAAATTGCAAATGGCCTTGATCAGTTCTGTCAGCCGGCTCGCGACCACCTCGCGGCGAAACATTCTCGCAACAACGCTCATGTACGCGGCTTCCATGACCGTCCGCTCCACCTCGGCAGCGGGCGGCGACATGAAAGCCGCGGCCCTCTCGACCGGGAGGAATGACGTCGCGACTGCCGTCACCACAAGCGACGGTGTGAATATCTTCTACAAGGACTGGGGACCGAAATCCGCGCAGCCGATCGTCTTCCATCACGGCTGGCCGCTCAGCGCCGACGACTGGGATGCCCAGATGCTCTTCTTCCTCGGCAAGGGCTTTCGCGTAATCGCGCATGATCGCCGCGGCCATGGCCGATCGAGCCACGTCAGCGACGGACACGATATGGATCATTATGCGGCCGACGTTGCGGCGCTCGCCGAGCATCTCGATCTTCGCAACGCCATTCACATCGGCCATTCGACGGGTGGCGGTGAGGCCACGCGCTACGTCGCGCGTCATGGCCGGGATCGTGTGGCCAAGATGGTGCTCATCGGCGCCGTGCCGCCCCTGATGCTGAAGACCGAGTCAAATCCCGGCGGATTGCCTCTTGAGGTCTTCGATGGCTTGCGCCGACAGCTTGCCGCCAACAGATCGCAGTTCTTCCTCGAATTCGCGAGCGGCCCGTTCTACGGCTACAATCGTCCGGGCGCGGAGCCTTCGCAGGCGGCGATCTGGAACTGGTGGCGTCAAGGCATGATGGGCAGCAGCAAGGCCCATTACGACGGCATCAAGGCCTTCTCCGAAACCGACTTCAGCGAAGATCTGAAAAGCATCGGCGTGCCGACGCTCGTCCTGCACGGCAGCGACGACCAGATCGTCCCTGTTGCCGACTCGGCACCGATGTCGGCCCGGCTTCTGAAGCACGGCAGCCTGAAGATCTACGACCTGCTGCCGCACGGGGTCTGCACGACACATCCCGACATCGTCAACGCCGACCTGCTCAAATTCGCGACGGCGTGAACCGCATCTTCATCGCAATCACCTCAATCAAGGAACAATCGACATGCGTATCGTCATCATCGGCGCCGGCTTCGCCGGCATGTATGCCGCACTTTCCGCTGCCCGCCTTCGCGACATCCAGGGTGTCTCGCCCGAAAAGCTCGAGATCGCGCTCGTAGCACCCGAGCCGACGCTGGTCGTTCGCCCGCGGCTCTATGAACCGAAACCCGAAACCCTGACGGCACCGTTGCAGGACGTCCTGAAGGCGATCGACGTCGTCTACGTCCAAGGCCATGCCGAGGTGATCGATACCAGGGCAAGGGTGGTCGAGATCGCTGCCGCCAACAAGGGGACCAAGAAGAAGTTGTCCTATGACCGGCTGGTCGTCGCAACGGGCAGCCGCCTGTTCCGCCCGGACATTCCCGGCCTGGCCGAGCACGGCTTTAGCGTCGACCAGCTTGATGACGCCATCGCGCTCGATCGTCACCTGCATAGCCTGTCGAGCCGCCCGGCCACGAAGGCGCGCAATACCGTTGTCGTGGCAGGCGGCGGCTTCACCGGGATCGAGGCCGCAACCGAGGTGCCATCGCGGCTGCGCGAGATTCTCGGCAATGACGCGCGGTTGCGCGTGGTCATTGTCGACCGCAACGAGGCGATCGCCCCCGACATGGGCGCAGGCCCTCGCCCCGTCATCGAGGATGCGCTGCGCAAGCTCGACGTCGAGACCCGGCTCGGCGTCGGCGTCGCCTCGCTCGACAAGTCCGGCGTCACGCTCTCCAGCGGCGAACGGATTGAATGCGAAACGGTCATCTGGGCCGCCGGTATGCGCGCCGCTCCGCTGACGGCACAGATCCCCGCCGAGCGCGACCAATTCGGCCGGCTGCTGGTCGACCGTGCTCTTCGCGTGCCTTCGGTGGATGGCGTCTTTGCCACCGGCGATGCTGCACGGGCCGCGTGTGACGATGTCGGCAATTACGCGCTGATGTCGTGTCAGCATGCGACCCGAATGGGCGCCTTTGCCGGCAACAACGCCGCCGCCGAGCTCCTGGGCGTTCCGACCAGGCCGTACCACCAAAAGCCCTACGTCACCTGCCTCGACCTCGGCGAAGCCGGCGCGCTGTTCACCCGCGGCTGGGAGCGCACGGTCGAGATGGTCGGCGACGTCGCCAAGAAGACAAAGCAGGAAATCAACACGGTCTGGATCTATCCGCCCAAAGCCGAGCGCGCAGCTGCGCTCGCCTCGGCCGATCCGGAGCGCGTCACCGCTCTCTAGGCATCTACCATCCACAATCTTCAACAGGAGACAAACATGAACCTGCACAACGCATCCTCCCCCGTTACATCGAAACCCGAAGAGCTCGTCCCGTCGCGCTACGCGGTGCGTATCGGCGAGATCGACGTGCTGGTGGTTAGCGACGGCGTGCTGCCGCTTCCAACCACCATGTTGGCGCACAATGCCGACCCCGCGGTCCGCGCAGCCTGGCTGGACGACATGTTCCTGCCGCCGGACGCCTTCGACTGGGCACTCAATGCAGTGATGGTGCGAAGCGGCGACAGGACCATCCTCATCGATGCTGGACTGGGGTCCGACCCGGACCTGCACTTGCCCCGGGCCGGGCAGTTGATCAAGCGACTGGAGGCGGCCGGGATCGATCTTGCGTCCGTGACCGACCTGGTGCTGACCCACATGCACATGGATCATGTGGGCGGGCTGCTCGTCGACGGCGTGAAGGCGCGGCTGCGCAAGGACCTGCGGATCCACGTGGCCGCGGCGGAGGTGAAGTTCTGGGAGTCGCCCGATTTTTCGCGCGTCTCCATGCCGCCCGGATTTCCGGACGCGCTTCGGGCGACCGCCAAGCAGTTTGTGAAGGAGTACGGCGATCAGTTGCGGCAGTTCGACCAGGAGCACGAGGTCGCACCTGGCGTCGTCGTCCGCCGCACCGGCGGTCACACCCCCGGACACAGCGTGGTTCGCGTGGCGTCCGGCGGCGACGCACTGACATTCGCCGGCGACGCCGTGTTTGCTGTCGGGTTCGAACATCCAGAGTGGCACAACGGTTTCGAACATGATCCAGAGGAAGCGGCGCGCGTTCGCGTCCGTCTCTTGCGAGAGCTTGCGAAGACCGGCGAACTGCTGGTCGCTACTCACATGCCGTTCCCATCTGTCGGCCATGTCGCGGTCGACGGCGATGCCTTTCGCTGGGTGCCGGTCTTCTGGGACTACTGACCGCTATTGAGCCAGACCGAACCAGGGCGCGCGCTCACGGGATGAGTGAGGTCGCGCTCTGGTTCAAATCCTTCGCAACTGCCGGGGTGCCGAAAATCGAAACGGACCGCGGCAATCTATAAACTCGTCTTCAATCCAACCGGACAGTGCGGTCGACCGCGCAAGAGATTCGAACATGCAAGATCGAAGAGTCGTTGTCATTACAGGCGGAAGTTCAGGCATCGGGCGGGCGGCGGCGTTACGCTTCGCGAAACAGGGTTACCAGGTGCTCGTCACCGGCCGCCGTGCGGGCCCGATCCAAGAGGCAATGCTGCAACACGCAAATATCGCCGGGATGACGGCGGACGCGGCTTCCGCCGAAGATGCCAAGCGAACGATTGCGAAAGCACTCGACACGTGGGGGCGCCTCGATGCGCTGGTCAACAATGCCGGCGCCGGTGCGATCCTGTCGCTGGCCGACGCGACTGCCGATCGCATCGCGGACATCTCCTCCGTCAACATATCAGGTCCAAGTCTGCTCGCCTCTGCCGCGCTTCCTCACCTCAAGGCCACCCGCGGCACGATCGTCAACATCTCCAGCACGTTCGGGCACAAGGCGGCGGCCGGACTGTCTCACTACGCAGCCAGCAAGGCGGCCGTGGAGCATTTGACGCGGTGCTGGGCGCTGGAGCTGGCGCCATTCGGCATCAGGGTGAACGCCGTCGCCCCAGGCCCAACGGAGACAGGCGCGCTGACCGGCATGATGGGATTGTCCGCTCAACAAGCCGCAGCGGTCGAGGAACAGGAGCGCGCCAGCATACCGCTCGGCCGCCGCGGAGTACCCGACGATGTCGCCGAATGGATCGTCCAACTCGCCGGGCCCGCTTCGGGGTGGATGACCGGCCAGGTAATCGCCATCGACGGCGGCTTGGGATTGGCCTGATTTCGCGTGACCAATAGCAATATCGACCTGGTTAACTGCTCTTTCGACGGAGGGCTACGATCGCCGCCATGATGACATCGTGCAGGTGTTTTGCCCGACGTGTCAACTTCGCTCCGCCAAAAATGCCGTCGCGACATCGCCTGAAAAACCCTTTGTTGTTCAAAGGGCGCTCTACTGTGCATGGGGTTGTTTTCGACTTATGTTTCGAGCCTCATCAAAAAAATCAGCCGCAGCTCACTCCGCCTGCAGGATCTCGGCGATCGCAGCGCCCGCCGCGATCGTGCCGAGCTTGCCGCCGACATCGCGCGTCGCCCTGCCCTCGCCGACCGCCTTCGCCACCGCCGCCTCGATCGCACGCGCGGCCTCCTCGTAGCGGACGGCACCGCTCTTCTCGCCGTGCCAGGCGAGCAGCAGCGCCGTCGAGAGGATCAGCGACACCGGGTTGGCGACGTCCTGTCCGGCGATGTCAGGCGCCGAGCCGTGTGCGGCCTGCGCCATGGCGTAGCGGTCGCCGACATTCAGCGAACCGCCGAGGCCGAGGCTGCCGGAGAGTTCGGCGGTGAGATCGGACAGGATGTCGCCGAACATGTTGGTGGCGACGATGACGTCGAAGCGGTCGGGGTTGCGCACCACATGCGCCATCATGGCGTCGACCAGGATGTCGTCGACTGCGAGGCCGGGATAGGTCTTCGCCGCCGCGCGGCAGATGTCGAGAAACATGCCGTCGCCGATCTTGAGCACATTGGCCTTGTGCACCATGGTGAGGTGCTTGCGCCGCTTCATCGCCAGACGGCAGGCGGCGTGCGCGATGCGCTCGCAGCAGAGGCGAGTGATCCGCCGCAGCGAGATCACAACGTCTGATGTGACCAGCAG is drawn from Bradyrhizobium diazoefficiens and contains these coding sequences:
- a CDS encoding isocitrate/isopropylmalate dehydrogenase family protein, with amino-acid sequence MQIVVLPGDGIGPEITTATTGVLRAASERFQLNLRLEEHAVGHASLKLSGTTVRPELLDIVRAADGLILGPTATFDFKDEAHGEINPSRHFRKSLDLYANIRPARTYAGRPGRCGDFDLVVVRENTEGFYADRNMEQGNGELLVTSDVVISLRRITRLCCERIAHAACRLAMKRRKHLTMVHKANVLKIGDGMFLDICRAAAKTYPGLAVDDILVDAMMAHVVRNPDRFDVIVATNMFGDILSDLTAELSGSLGLGGSLNVGDRYAMAQAAHGSAPDIAGQDVANPVSLILSTALLLAWHGEKSGAVRYEEAARAIEAAVAKAVGEGRATRDVGGKLGTIAAGAAIAEILQAE
- the arr gene encoding NAD(+)--rifampin ADP-ribosyltransferase; protein product: MSSAATVFAQSFFHGTRADLKPGDLIVVGYQSNFTDVKPLSWVYFAATLDAAIWGAELAGGTAPGRVYVVEPTGPIEDDPNVTDKKFPGNPTLSYRTREPLRVIAEVTQWQGHAPERLQQMKDNLARLKAEGNDIIID
- a CDS encoding methyltransferase domain-containing protein; this translates as MVWDPQQYLKFSGHRLRPAVDLLMRIPDVGPRTVADLGAGAGNVTKLIKERWPSATVTGVEGSAEMVAAGRKAAPDVEWSHEDLGHWHPAKQYDVVYSNAALHWLPNHAALFPSVMERVAPGGMLAVQMPRNFLAPSHVLIGETALNGPWRSKVEHLVTPPPVEGPAFYHDLLVPLSETIDIWETEYLQVLEGENPVKEWTKGTWLTRYLDVLEGNEAVAFEAAYGERVAKAYPKNAAGQTLFPFRRLFMVAQRNR
- a CDS encoding AraC family transcriptional regulator, with product MKTSTGAYGERLGDFLRLEQAPPTLLTRSLRSSELAVTETRNDNPVPGLSGSFAAEDAYLVSLKLRDYPECEIWGQGRHIKKTDVHAGTTYLYDLKADPRYVIDKPFHSLHFYVPCSALDGLTDQSGTPRIDALDCRPVGHDDAIVRHIGASLREGLRRPAEANQLFIDHMMLALTAHVAQAYGGFRHKAETSRSTLAPWQVARACEKLESDLGGKLPLQAIAAELGLSVGYFSRAFRASTGLPPYRWLQHHRVRTAKRLMSVRGVSLSEVAISAGFANQSHFTRVFSAIAGVSPGAWRRDALGAASREG
- a CDS encoding NAD(P)/FAD-dependent oxidoreductase produces the protein MRIVIIGAGFAGMYAALSAARLRDIQGVSPEKLEIALVAPEPTLVVRPRLYEPKPETLTAPLQDVLKAIDVVYVQGHAEVIDTRARVVEIAAANKGTKKKLSYDRLVVATGSRLFRPDIPGLAEHGFSVDQLDDAIALDRHLHSLSSRPATKARNTVVVAGGGFTGIEAATEVPSRLREILGNDARLRVVIVDRNEAIAPDMGAGPRPVIEDALRKLDVETRLGVGVASLDKSGVTLSSGERIECETVIWAAGMRAAPLTAQIPAERDQFGRLLVDRALRVPSVDGVFATGDAARAACDDVGNYALMSCQHATRMGAFAGNNAAAELLGVPTRPYHQKPYVTCLDLGEAGALFTRGWERTVEMVGDVAKKTKQEINTVWIYPPKAERAAALASADPERVTAL
- a CDS encoding alpha/beta fold hydrolase; translation: MKAAALSTGRNDVATAVTTSDGVNIFYKDWGPKSAQPIVFHHGWPLSADDWDAQMLFFLGKGFRVIAHDRRGHGRSSHVSDGHDMDHYAADVAALAEHLDLRNAIHIGHSTGGGEATRYVARHGRDRVAKMVLIGAVPPLMLKTESNPGGLPLEVFDGLRRQLAANRSQFFLEFASGPFYGYNRPGAEPSQAAIWNWWRQGMMGSSKAHYDGIKAFSETDFSEDLKSIGVPTLVLHGSDDQIVPVADSAPMSARLLKHGSLKIYDLLPHGVCTTHPDIVNADLLKFATA
- a CDS encoding helix-turn-helix domain-containing protein, with the protein product MSKVILRESPNEMPAASQPRRDAAPAGDRPPADVEMARVLGTAPFRMALDSSGAGIAHWKHEPLHDIVEPMSHHVIMAYNGSVQRMERRSGRSVAIGTFRPGVVIVIPEGSSSRWDIPKPVDVVQLYLPHMTLKRVADEAEAGSPADLLERTAHPDPVTSRLLLSAADVLEGNQALDTLFRQQLMDLLATRLLVAHTGSPNMIAPTRGGLAPKTLLRAIERLRSDSDADVSLAALAAEASLSRFHFCRAFKDSTGLSPHAWLRQHRLEQGMNMLRDSDVSVVSIAATLGYSSQTAFAAAFRKLTGESPRDWRRRTR
- a CDS encoding SDR family NAD(P)-dependent oxidoreductase, whose amino-acid sequence is MQDRRVVVITGGSSGIGRAAALRFAKQGYQVLVTGRRAGPIQEAMLQHANIAGMTADAASAEDAKRTIAKALDTWGRLDALVNNAGAGAILSLADATADRIADISSVNISGPSLLASAALPHLKATRGTIVNISSTFGHKAAAGLSHYAASKAAVEHLTRCWALELAPFGIRVNAVAPGPTETGALTGMMGLSAQQAAAVEEQERASIPLGRRGVPDDVAEWIVQLAGPASGWMTGQVIAIDGGLGLA
- a CDS encoding MBL fold metallo-hydrolase — encoded protein: MNLHNASSPVTSKPEELVPSRYAVRIGEIDVLVVSDGVLPLPTTMLAHNADPAVRAAWLDDMFLPPDAFDWALNAVMVRSGDRTILIDAGLGSDPDLHLPRAGQLIKRLEAAGIDLASVTDLVLTHMHMDHVGGLLVDGVKARLRKDLRIHVAAAEVKFWESPDFSRVSMPPGFPDALRATAKQFVKEYGDQLRQFDQEHEVAPGVVVRRTGGHTPGHSVVRVASGGDALTFAGDAVFAVGFEHPEWHNGFEHDPEEAARVRVRLLRELAKTGELLVATHMPFPSVGHVAVDGDAFRWVPVFWDY